CCGGCATTCCGGCATCAAAAAGCAAATGCTTTCCAGACTTTGCCTTTCTGGCTGGTTTTGTCATATACCTCCGCGGATGGCGCCGCTCCACTCAACGGGGCAGCAAAAAACCAGATGGCTGATCCACTATACTCGGTGGAACTGAAAGCGGCACTCTTATTTACAGCCGGGGAATCACTGATAGCGTAGGTAATTTTGAAAAAAGGGGTCCAAAGATATTTAATATCATCGATCATCGACGTTCCTCCGGGTTGTATTTTGCTTTCGTATTCGAAATCGATATGCCCGGAGCGGTTCATCGGACTCGTTATTTTTCCTCCCCAGGCACAGAATATCTTGACCCACTGTCCGGCGCTGGGAATAAACCAGGAGGATGCCTGTTCATAGATTGGAGACGTTGTGGTGTGGGTTCCCAAAAAAGAGCCGATGCCTCTGGTCGAGCGTACAGCCAAACTGTTGCTCAGGCCGGATTTGTCTTTAATGGCTTGTCCTGCCAATTGACAGTTTACCAGGTCAGGATAATCAGATACTTCCTGGGTATATTGGCTATAAGACCATTCAATATTCGAATAGGAGTTGATCTTACCGGCAAGCACAAGCCCGTGGACATACCCTTCGGTGTATTCGTCGTTCAGATCGGCCAGATACGAGATGATTCCTGCCGGGGACCCTGTGACTTTGGAACCGTCGGCCGGCCTGTGCTCGATGTGCATGTCGTTGAACAGCACGTCCCCGATCTGTACGGTGAAGTCCTCGATTTCGGAACGGGCCGGATCGAATCCCCCGTCGATGACGTATTTCTTATAGTGTCCGGCGCTTACGTTCTCGCACGTGAAGCTGAATACCTTTCCGTCAGGGTCCCTGCCGGAAATGAATTTCGCCTGTCCCGGTTTCACGAGATAACGGTAGCAGCCCTGTTTTCGGCTCGGCTTATAGACTTTCTGCTCGAAAGCGTAGATCTTGCTTTCGTCCGAGAGGGTCTCCATTGCATCTGCCTCAGGAAGTTTGGGGAAAAGATAGACCGTGCCCTTGATTTCCTCCGCCGCAGAGATAAAGATCAGCCCCATGGTGTGGCCGAGCCGGAAGGTAAACGTGTTGTCTTCCGCAAGACCGCCATCTCCCACCATCAGGTCGCTGGCTATGTAATTCCTGGTCGTGGACTGATCCTCCAGCGGCATCCAGTCATTGATATAGCCGGCGAAGAATCCCGCCGCGCTGTCCCGTGACCAGTCCAGCTTGTCCATGTCGAAGTCCCGGGTATAAGGATAATAGGCGAAGTATTTCATCCCGGAGAAGAAGAAAAAGGTCTCTCCGTCCGGATTCTTCCATTCGGTGCCGTCATAGGCCAGTTCCAGGTTCTTGTAATGCGTGGCGCCGCCGGAAGAGATGGAGAACACGCCGATCTTGTCGCCGGCCATGAAACGGGTCCGCATGACCGTGGATTCTCCGTCCGTTTCCTCTTCGTTGCTTTCGCCGGCGCGGGTACCGACCTTGTCCTGATAGCCGTTATCCACCACTTTTACCGTCAGCTGCCTGCGGTTCTCCGCGTCGTTCCCGTCTTCGATATTCAACCCCGTCTGAACGCAACCGACGGCACTCAGGGCAAGCATTGTCCAGCCCAGGCTGGAAAGGATTCTTTTGATCATATCTATTTGGTTTTTTTGATTATACGTTTACTCCGGGGTACTGGTGATATCCTCATCTTCTCCCTCCTTTGTCCATTGGCTTCCTCCGTCGCCATTGATGGTTCCAGGCTGGTCGTCCCCTGTCGCTTCTCCGTCGCCTCCTTCTTTCTCCCAGCCATCCGATCCGGGACTGGGCGGCGGATTCCCCTCCTCAACCGTGACGCTCCCGTCACCTTCCTTCTTCCAGCCTTCCGGGCCGAACCCGAGCGGGATTACGCCGGAGGTGACATTGGTGTCCGCGCTGCGGTCCCATATCCAGCCCTGGATGATGAGTTCGGCACTTTTCTCGTCATCTTCCGTGACAGTCCCGTCGCCGTCCCAGGTCCAGACCAGGTCGTCGCCTACCATCGGGGTGACGACCAGTTTGGTGCTGTCTTCGCTGACGCTTATGTCATAAATGAAAAGGTGTCCGGGCGTCAGCCGGGCCTGATTCTGCGCGGGGACATAATAGTACGTGTGTCCCCGCAGGGTGATGGCGAGCAGCGGCTTGCCGTCGAAATTGTCGGGAATGACCAGGGCCTCATAGTATTTGAGATAGGAGGAGGCACCCTCCACGACCGTCTCATGAGGCGTCACATATCCCAGATTCTCCTTTTTCCTGGAAAGGGTCCAGCGTCCGTAGCGGTCAGACGGAATCTCCTCGAAGGACGCCCGCATCACCACAGGGAAGGATTCGTCCCCGACGGTAAGGCCTTCCAACGCTTCGGCGTTGTCCTTGAGCGCTCCTTCGTTCTTGATCCGCACCATGACCTTGGAGGTCTGGTGATAGAAATTGATCCGCGCATGGAAACGGTCGGTATACGTGATTCCGGTAGGAGCGGCATAGAGGAAATCACTCTGCCGCATCCCGGCGCCCTCGTCGGCGTCCTGGTCGCCGGCGACGGCCCATTCTGAAGGAATTTCCTTCAGGTTCCTGCCATCTCCCCTGAACCAGCCGGATATCTGTTTCTTCTCTCCGGATGCTTTCCAGAGGAACGGCGTCTCGGACGGCGCCGCCTTCAGGATGCCTCCATCTTCATCGCAGGCCTCATAAATCTTGACTTCGCCGCCGATGCGCAGAGCCACCCGGTCGCGGGCTTTCAGGGCCCCGTCCGCGGACGCCGCCCGCAGTACGACCGGCTCCGGCGTCTCCAGGGGATTCCCCATGTCCGACAGAAACGAGCAGGCGGCGAGCATCAGTACAATGCCCGCGGCCAATATATAGTCGTGTGTTTTCATGACAGTGCTAAAAAGTGATATGGACGTCGGTCTGGCCGCCCATTTCCCAGTCGTTGACGAAAGCTTCATATTCCAGGGCGAGGGATACGACGGAAATCTGGTAGGTATAGACCTTTCCCATTTGCCATTCCTGTATGGAACGGCTTCGAAGCTTCGCCTCAAGCGTATGGACGGAGGTCACGCCATCGACGGCCGCTTCATATTCGATCACCATCTTCGCCCCGTCCGGAATCGCCTGCGGCAGCATCAGGAAGGTGTCGTCCCCGCCTGCAACCATCTTCCTGCCGTCCGGATCCCCGGCCAGCGTCACGCCCTCGACGACAAACCCGGGCCTGACGGTAAAGCACGCGCCGTCGGTCTGGTCGGGCAGCGTCCATCCGTCATCTCCATGACGGTAAGAACCCTTCCCGTGGATGTCCTTGAGCGAGATGCTCTTGATCGTTCCGGCAAGGCCGATGTCGCCGGTGACGAACTGGATGGCGGAAAGCCGGTGATGCATCGTGACGGGTACATCTTCGAGGTCGCCGTCGGTGCTCAGCACCTCGGATTCGCCGGTCATCAGGTCCACCTGGTCGGACACGTCTGCGGGTACCTCATACTCCAGGGTCAAAGGACCGGGGACGGAAGGAGCCGCCAGCCGCACCGGTCCCGTGCCGTCCTGCGGGAAGAAGGGATAGTAAGCCTGGAACACGATGGACTTGCCGGCGGCCGGCCTGGCATAGCTGTCGGCCGTGTCCCATCCGGCTCCTTTTCTGACCACTTCCCCGTTCCACATATACTCCGGCAGCCCCGGCTGGGCACCGTCGTCAAAGACGCAGGCCGACATGCCCACGCTCCTGCTGAGCTCATGTTCAGGAGCGCCTTTCACGGCGACCGCGTCTGTAGAGAACTGGAAGGACCATTTTTTCAAGGCCGGCGCAGCAGGGTCTTCGCGGCTGCAAGCCGGCAGCGACAGCATCAGGAATGCGGACATGGCCACGGGCCATAGATGAATCCTCATTTCAAAGTGTTTAGAATATGGATGTTGTGTGAATGTGTCAGAATTCGATATCCTCCGGTTCCTCCGTTCCGTCAACCCAGGGTTCGACGTCGAAGAAATAGCCGGAGCTGAACGACATGGGGCTGCCGCTGCTGTCATATCCTCCCGTGAAACTGATGGCAAGGGTGCTCGTCACGCCGGCTGTGGTCTTCGGGATATTGACCGGGAGATACACCTCCCCATAGGAGTCCGCCGAGCCCAGCACATATCTGCCCTGCGCGTTCTGTATCTTGCAGAGCAGCCGCAGGTAATTCTGGCCGTTGGCGTCAGCCTCCGCTATGGAGACGGGGCTGGAGTCCTTCGTTTTCCACTTGGTGCCTTTTGCCTGCGGCATCACGATGAGGATGGTATCCCTGTGGACCAGATAATCCCGGGTGGCCGGGACCACGAACGGCTCGTCCAGGATGCGCTCGGCCTTCCCGCGGGCGGTACCCTCCGCCCAGGTGCCGGCATTCGATTCCGTGGCGCTGAACGTGAAGGTTCCCGAGGTAATGACGTTATGCACGGATATTCCTCCGACCACGACATGATAACCTTCCTCCATCTTGTTGACAATCATGAAATTCAGGGCCGCGAGCGCAGATTTGAAACGGAGCCCGGTATCGCCGCCGTTCTCACTGACGTTCACGCCGATGGAGGAGGCATACATCAGGTCAAACTGATCCTCCGCACGCTCCGGCACCGTATAGGTAAATGTCTGTTTCGCGGGCGTCATCGTCAGCTTGTCCATGATACCGCCGGCGCTCTTTTTGGCAAACGAGGCATTGACGGCATATAAGTTGACCGCTTCGTCAGGAATGTTGATGCTGCCGCTCTGGCTCCATGTCCCGTCTTCGTGCTTCTCCAGGATGACGTTTTTCGCAAAGGTATTCCTGCCGCTCATCCCATAAAGGCCATATCGGTTGACGTTGAAACTGTCCTGGCGGGAGCCGCGTGTCAGCGGAAGACCGTCTATCGGGATGTCGTATACAAAAGGAGCGGAAAGCGTATCGCCACCATCCTTGGTGCAGCCGGCGAAGCCTATTGCCAATGAGAAGAGGAGGGCGGCAACCTGCAGGGCTTTATACAATAATTTCATTTTACACTTGAGTTATCGCTCGATCTTGACCAGGGTCATGGTGAAGACCAGCGTGCTGTAGGCGGGGATATCGTCCATCTTCGTTGCGCCATAGGCCCATTTGGCAGGGATATAGACTTCCCAGGTATCGCCCTCGTGCATCCGCGTGAGGGCGATCTGCCAGCCCATGATGAGCTCGTTCACCCGGAACAGCGCGGGAAGCGCCTCGCCTTCCGTGGTGTCGAACACCGTGCCGTCGATCAGGCGCCCGGTATAATGGACATAGACGATGCCACGCGGCGTGGGCGTGCGGGTACCTCCACCCTTTTCCAGCACCTTGTACAGGACGCCGTTGTCGAGGGCGACGATCCCCTCTTCTCGGGCTTTCGCCTCCAGGAAGGCCTCGTTCGCCTCTTTGTAGGGGTTGGGACGTTTTTGTTTTTTGCGGTAGTACATAAGGATTGGGTACAAATATACACTTTCGAAGCATCATTTACAACCCGGACGCGGCAAGGCAGCGTTTCCGACGCGCCGGGCGGAGCAGTTTCTCCGGCGGGGCTTGACATTCCGGGCAATTATTCCCATCTTCGTACTCGGATCAGAAACCAAAATAGTAATAAGAAAAGCTTCCGTCATGCGTAAATTCCTGATTATATTCACGTTGTTCATCGCCATCGGGGCGTTGTGCGGCGCCGTCATGATGTGGGTCGATCCCAGCGGCAACGGCTGGGGCGGCGCCGCATTGCTGGATATGCTCCGGGCCAAGATGCCCTGGCCGGAAATCTTCTTCAAGGACTTCGTCCCTTCCGGCTTCGTGCTGCTGGCCGTCAACGGCATCACGCAATTCCTGGCGGCGCTGATGCTGGTCAAGAAGCTGCCGCAGGCCTTTGGCGTCACGCTCGCCTGCGGCGTCATCCTGATGCTCTGGATCGTGCTGGAATGGTGGATCTTCGGATTCAACCCGGTCAGCAACGTCTACTTCTTTTTCGGCCTCGTGGAGGCCGTGGCGGCATTCCGTGGCATCCAGAAATCCCGTAATTGACGATGGACATCGAACACTATTTCATAGAGAAAGGACAGGGCCGGCCGCTGGTCCTGCTCCACGGCAACAGCGAGGACTGCAGCTATTTCAAGGGACAGATCGACGCGTTCGCCCCCTATTTCCATGTCTATGCCCTCGACACGCGCGGGCACGGGCAGACGCCGCGGGGCAGCGCCCCCTTCACCATCCGGCAGTTCGCCGACGACCTGCTGGCGTTCCTAGACGCCCGCGGGATCGAGAAGGCCGACCTGCTCGGCTTCTCCGACGGCGGCAACATCGCGATGGTCTTCGCGATCAAGTACCCGGAGCGCGTGGGGCGCCTCATCCTCGACGGCGCCAACCTCGACACGAAGGGCGTCAAGCGCTCCGTGCAGGCCTTCATCGAGTTCGGTTACCGCTGCGCGAAATTGTCCGCCCGCAAGAGCGAAAAGGCCCGGCGCAACGCCGAAATGATGGGGCTGATGGTCAACGATCCCAACGTCGCGCCGGAGGAACTGGCAAAGATCCAGGCCCGGACGCTGGTCATCGCCGGCACCCGCGACATGATCAAGGAAGCCCACACGCGGCTCATCGCCGCCCACATCAAAGGCGCGCAGCTGGTCTTCATCGAGGGCGACCACTTCATCGCGAACAAGTGCCCGGAAGCCTTTAACAAGGCCGTCCTGGCCTTCCTGCGGGAAGACTAAACCCCATTCAGAGCTTGTCGTCCACGTCTGTCTTCCGGGCGCGCTTGAGGCTGATCTCCGTCTTGCCGAAGCGCCACGTGAGGCCGAAGCGGAACTGGCGCGGATTGTACCAAGACGCATTGTGCTGGCGGTAGGTCGCCGCTTCCGTGTCGCGCGAAGCGCCTTCGTAGCGGTTCTGGAAGGGCAATACCGCCGTCGCGGAAAGCGTCAGGTGCCCCTGGCAGAAACGCTGCTGCAGGCCGATGGAATAGGCATACTCCGCCCCATGATAAGTCCGCTGCAGCGTGGTCTCGCCGCCGGAGGCGAAGGCGGAGACATACGCCAGCGCCTCCCGCCAGAGGCCGGCGTTGGCACTGAAATCGACGGACCAGTTCCAGCCGCCGTTCCGCTGGTCCAACGCACGGGCGTAGAAATCGTCATAGCCCACATTCCCGGACACCTGCATGCCGAAGCCGTCCGTCGGCTCCCAGTCGAAATCCAGCAGCGCGTCCACGTGGCGGTGCCGGACGGCGTTCCCGTACGTGGAGACCTTGGTCCCGTCGGGATGCGTCACGGACAGGTATTCGATCTTGTTACCGCACAGACTCCCGTAGGTCCGGGCCGTCAGGCCCCATTTGTCGCCGCCGGTCCGGTACGTGAGCGTCAGCGCGTCGGAGACCACCGTCCGTAGGTCGGGATTGCCGTGCGAGCGGCTGTAGGGCGTCTCCTCGAAGATGTAGGGATTGAGGTAGCTCACGCTGGGGCGGCCGAGCCGGCGGGTGTAGGACAGCGACAGCGCGTCCGACCCGCCGAGCTGCCAGGCCGCGTTGAGATACGGCACCACGTTGAAGTTGCTGTTGTCGAAGGTCAGCTTGCCGGAGGCGCTCTTCGACAGGCCCCGGTTGAGGGTGTACTCCAGGCGCGCGCCCGCCTTCAGCGTCAGGCGCGCGAACTTGTAGCCGTAGCTGGCGTAGGCCGCGAAGATGTGCTGGCGGTAGTCCAGGTCGTTGACATTGCCGTCGTCCACCCGCCATGCCTGCCTTTCGAAGTCCCATAGTTCGTCCTGCGAGTCGGCCGTATGGCTGCGCAGGGTGTATTTCGCGCCGGCCTCGAGCTGGTGCTTCTTGCGCAGGGTGGCGAAGTAGTCCGCCTGCGCGAAATGCTGCAGCGTGTTGGCCGTATTGAACGAATGCCGCCGGTAGGGCTCCACGCCGAGGACCGGGACCACGGTGACGTCGTTGTCGACCCCGTTCGGGATCCCGTCGACGGCATAGCTGAAGGTCAGCACGCCCCCGTCTCCCCGGAACGTCTTCTGATAAGCCAGTTCGCCGGAGAACGAATCGCCCCGGCTGTACGCCTGCCGCGGCTCCTGCATGTCGGCCGTCAGCCTGCGGTCAGCGTCCCAGAAGCGTTCCGAGATCCGGAAAGACTCCCGGGTGCGCTGCAGGTCCACCCAGCCGGAAAGCGTGACCAGGTTGAGCGAATCCGGCTCGTAGCTGGCCTCCAGCGAGAAGGAGCCCGTCGAATACAGGACGTCGTCCTCGAATTCGAGTCGCTGGTAGCGGCGCGCCGTACCGGTGAGGTTCTCGATGTCCGTGATGCCGTTGTACCGGGGATTGGGGAAACGCATGCCGCCGGCGCTGGCGCTGACGGCGAACTTGCCCAGCTGGGCGGACAGGTAACCGTTGGCGGAGGCCATGCCCAGCGTGCCGGCCTGCAGGCCGACGGAGCCGCTGTAACCCGCCTTCAGCCGGCGGACAAGCACGATGTTGATGAGGCCGCCGATGCCCTCCGCGTCATACTTGACGGGCGGATTGGTGATGACCTGGATCTCCTTGACGGACGAGGCCGGGAAGGTCTTGACGAGCTGGGCAAAGTTGCGGACCAGCATCCCGGTCGGACGGCCGTTGACGAGCACCTTGTAGTCCGTGCTGCCGTTCAGCAGCACCTTCTCCTCCCCGTTGACGCTGACCATCGGCACGCGCCGGAGGATGTCGATCAGGCTGCTGCCCGCCGCCTGCGGGTCGGCCTCCACGTTATAGGTAAGTTTGTCGGCGTCCGAAGTGACGAGCTCACGGCGGGCAGCGACGGTGGCCTCCCGGAGCTGCTCCACCCGGCCGAGGGAATCCGGCTGCGCCGTCATAGCGTCCTGCGCCCGGCCGGACAGGACGGCGAGCAGGACGGATGCTGTAAGGATGATTGTCTTCGCGTTCATGGAATTTTTGAGGTTTTTCGAAGACAAAATTATCCGGGAAAAGTTTTACATATCCCGTCGGCGCACGCGGATTCCAGCGATTATCCAACTGACAATCAGAAAAGAACAGAAGAATTTCGTCCCGTAAGACAGACGGGAAGTTTTACATCAGCGCTCCGTCTCCAGCAGGAGCTCCCGGAGGTAGATGCTGAGGTTGGTGTCGTGCTCGTCCAGGCCCAGCTTCTGCCGGATCTCGTGGCTGATGATGTAGTGCCGCTTCTTCTGGATATACTCGCCGATGTCCTTTCCCTTCAGGCCGAGGGTATAGAGGCAGCAATAACCGATTTCCCAGTCGGTAAGCCCCTTCCCCGCCAGGTAGGCCGTGAACCTGGGATGGTTCTCCTCGAAGAGGATCTTGGTGGAGCGCAGGAACTCCTCCCGGTCGGCCATCATCACGTCCAGTTCCTCCTCGCTGCTGCGGTAAAGCCGGTCGTCCGACGAGATGCGCGAGGCGATGATCTTGTCCAGCACGGCCAGGCGCTCGCGGATCACGGCCATCGCTCGGTCGTCGGGCCGCGAGCGTAGCTTGCGGACGACGGCGCGGATGACGAAAGCGAGCGCGGCCAGCGCGAGCAGCGCCGCAAGGACGATCCAGCGGATGCGCTCGTCCTTGCGGACCAGCGCAAGCTTGTCGGAATAGCGCTCCTCGATGATGCGCGCGTTCTGGCGCTTGAGCGTGTCGGAAGGCGCCAGCAGGCTGGCGTTCTCCCGGATCCGCGCCAGGCAGGCGCGCGCCTTCTCCGCATTCGCACTGTCCCCTACCGCGTCATAATAATCCAGGGCTACGTGGATGATGCTGTCGCCATACACCTCGATGCCGCACCGCTCCAGCGCCTGCGAAAGCAGCAGCGCGTGACGCGCCCGCAGCTCCGGGGTGTCCAGCATCCTTCGGTCCAGCATGTCCAGCTCCACGAAAGCGCTGTCCGGATGCGCCTCCAGGCACATCTCCGCGCGGTCCAGGATGGTCCGGGCCGAATTGACATGCCCGCACGACCACAGGCAGGCCGTGAGGATGATACCGAACAGGATGTTTTCGAAGAAGCGCATCGTTTAAAAGCAGGACAAAGATACGACAAAACGGCTACGGATGCAACTGTGCGGCGCACCAGCCGAAAGCCGCCGCCAGACGGCTGCCCTCGTCCTGGAAATGGCCGCCGGGGTGCCAGACCAGGGTACAGCCCCGCGCCCCGAGCTGCCGCTGCAGCAATTCGTATTCGCCCCGCACACTGTCGCCCACACGGGCGATGGCGCGGTTCTTGGCGTGCTCCTCCCGGTCGCCGAGGCTCAGGTAGACCTTCCCGGTCCGCACCGGATGGCTCCCGGCGAAGTCCAGCCAGTCCCGGATCCACAGCGAGGGCGAGGCCGCGGCGATGGCCGCGAAACGGTCCGTCTGCGAAGCCGCCCACAGGGCGAACAGCCCGCCGAGCGAATAGCCGCCCAGAATGACGGGCAAGCGGCCATAATCGGCGTCCAGCGCAGGCAGGAGCGCATCCGTGACATAGCGGAGCGTATCCTCCGCCATCGTGCCCACCCTGGGATCCCGGCTGATGGCCGGATCGGGCCACGGCATCAGGTCCAGGGCCCAGTCGAACACCTGGAACGCCACCAGCACGACGGGCGCGCCGACCGCCGCGGCGACCAGGTCCGCCGTGCGGTCGAAGCCGGCCCGTTCATGCCGCCCCAGCGTCTGCACCAGCAGGAAGCGCGGCGCCTCATCGGCCCGCACGAAGCATTCCCGCCCGGCTATTTCGACGCTGAAGTGACTCATCATTCGGGCCAGACATTGGCCAGCTGCTCGAACACAATGGGAATATAGCTATAAGTATTGTTGTTGATCCCCATCCGGAGCATGATCAGGTTCTTATACGGATTGACATAGAGGATCTGTCCCCGGATGCCCTCGGCATAATAGCCGGGATATGCCGCCTTCGGCTCGCCGACGTGGCCCAGGTCATACCAGTTGAAATGATAGCCGCCGTTGTCTTCGGAATCATATTCGGCCGACTTCCGGATCC
The sequence above is a segment of the Bacteroidales bacterium WCE2004 genome. Coding sequences within it:
- a CDS encoding Fimbrillin-like, translating into MKLLYKALQVAALLFSLAIGFAGCTKDGGDTLSAPFVYDIPIDGLPLTRGSRQDSFNVNRYGLYGMSGRNTFAKNVILEKHEDGTWSQSGSINIPDEAVNLYAVNASFAKKSAGGIMDKLTMTPAKQTFTYTVPERAEDQFDLMYASSIGVNVSENGGDTGLRFKSALAALNFMIVNKMEEGYHVVVGGISVHNVITSGTFTFSATESNAGTWAEGTARGKAERILDEPFVVPATRDYLVHRDTILIVMPQAKGTKWKTKDSSPVSIAEADANGQNYLRLLCKIQNAQGRYVLGSADSYGEVYLPVNIPKTTAGVTSTLAISFTGGYDSSGSPMSFSSGYFFDVEPWVDGTEEPEDIEF
- a CDS encoding Outer membrane receptor proteins, mostly Fe transport — its product is MNAKTIILTASVLLAVLSGRAQDAMTAQPDSLGRVEQLREATVAARRELVTSDADKLTYNVEADPQAAGSSLIDILRRVPMVSVNGEEKVLLNGSTDYKVLVNGRPTGMLVRNFAQLVKTFPASSVKEIQVITNPPVKYDAEGIGGLINIVLVRRLKAGYSGSVGLQAGTLGMASANGYLSAQLGKFAVSASAGGMRFPNPRYNGITDIENLTGTARRYQRLEFEDDVLYSTGSFSLEASYEPDSLNLVTLSGWVDLQRTRESFRISERFWDADRRLTADMQEPRQAYSRGDSFSGELAYQKTFRGDGGVLTFSYAVDGIPNGVDNDVTVVPVLGVEPYRRHSFNTANTLQHFAQADYFATLRKKHQLEAGAKYTLRSHTADSQDELWDFERQAWRVDDGNVNDLDYRQHIFAAYASYGYKFARLTLKAGARLEYTLNRGLSKSASGKLTFDNSNFNVVPYLNAAWQLGGSDALSLSYTRRLGRPSVSYLNPYIFEETPYSRSHGNPDLRTVVSDALTLTYRTGGDKWGLTARTYGSLCGNKIEYLSVTHPDGTKVSTYGNAVRHRHVDALLDFDWEPTDGFGMQVSGNVGYDDFYARALDQRNGGWNWSVDFSANAGLWREALAYVSAFASGGETTLQRTYHGAEYAYSIGLQQRFCQGHLTLSATAVLPFQNRYEGASRDTEAATYRQHNASWYNPRQFRFGLTWRFGKTEISLKRARKTDVDDKL
- a CDS encoding Fimbrillin-like, which codes for MKTHDYILAAGIVLMLAACSFLSDMGNPLETPEPVVLRAASADGALKARDRVALRIGGEVKIYEACDEDGGILKAAPSETPFLWKASGEKKQISGWFRGDGRNLKEIPSEWAVAGDQDADEGAGMRQSDFLYAAPTGITYTDRFHARINFYHQTSKVMVRIKNEGALKDNAEALEGLTVGDESFPVVMRASFEEIPSDRYGRWTLSRKKENLGYVTPHETVVEGASSYLKYYEALVIPDNFDGKPLLAITLRGHTYYYVPAQNQARLTPGHLFIYDISVSEDSTKLVVTPMVGDDLVWTWDGDGTVTEDDEKSAELIIQGWIWDRSADTNVTSGVIPLGFGPEGWKKEGDGSVTVEEGNPPPSPGSDGWEKEGGDGEATGDDQPGTINGDGGSQWTKEGEDEDITSTPE
- a CDS encoding Fimbrillin-like: MRIHLWPVAMSAFLMLSLPACSREDPAAPALKKWSFQFSTDAVAVKGAPEHELSRSVGMSACVFDDGAQPGLPEYMWNGEVVRKGAGWDTADSYARPAAGKSIVFQAYYPFFPQDGTGPVRLAAPSVPGPLTLEYEVPADVSDQVDLMTGESEVLSTDGDLEDVPVTMHHRLSAIQFVTGDIGLAGTIKSISLKDIHGKGSYRHGDDGWTLPDQTDGACFTVRPGFVVEGVTLAGDPDGRKMVAGGDDTFLMLPQAIPDGAKMVIEYEAAVDGVTSVHTLEAKLRSRSIQEWQMGKVYTYQISVVSLALEYEAFVNDWEMGGQTDVHITF
- a CDS encoding Pimeloyl-ACP methyl ester carboxylesterase gives rise to the protein MDIEHYFIEKGQGRPLVLLHGNSEDCSYFKGQIDAFAPYFHVYALDTRGHGQTPRGSAPFTIRQFADDLLAFLDARGIEKADLLGFSDGGNIAMVFAIKYPERVGRLILDGANLDTKGVKRSVQAFIEFGYRCAKLSARKSEKARRNAEMMGLMVNDPNVAPEELAKIQARTLVIAGTRDMIKEAHTRLIAAHIKGAQLVFIEGDHFIANKCPEAFNKAVLAFLRED
- a CDS encoding FKBP-type peptidyl-prolyl cis-trans isomerase, which produces MYYRKKQKRPNPYKEANEAFLEAKAREEGIVALDNGVLYKVLEKGGGTRTPTPRGIVYVHYTGRLIDGTVFDTTEGEALPALFRVNELIMGWQIALTRMHEGDTWEVYIPAKWAYGATKMDDIPAYSTLVFTMTLVKIER
- a CDS encoding Putative esterase, whose product is MMSHFSVEIAGRECFVRADEAPRFLLVQTLGRHERAGFDRTADLVAAAVGAPVVLVAFQVFDWALDLMPWPDPAISRDPRVGTMAEDTLRYVTDALLPALDADYGRLPVILGGYSLGGLFALWAASQTDRFAAIAAASPSLWIRDWLDFAGSHPVRTGKVYLSLGDREEHAKNRAIARVGDSVRGEYELLQRQLGARGCTLVWHPGGHFQDEGSRLAAAFGWCAAQLHP